A genomic stretch from Microtus pennsylvanicus isolate mMicPen1 chromosome 11, mMicPen1.hap1, whole genome shotgun sequence includes:
- the Aanat gene encoding serotonin N-acetyltransferase, translating to MLMLSTHSLKPVALHMPPGTSEFLGCQRRHTLPASEFRCLTPEDAISVFEIEREAFISVSGTCPLYLDEIRHFLTLCPELSLGWFEEGRLVAFIIGSLWDEERLTQESLTLHRPGGRTAHLHVLAVHRTFRKQGKGSVLLWRYLHHLGSQPSVRRAVLMCEHPLVAFYEKFGFQVVGPCAVTVGSLTFTELQCSLRCHAFLRRNSGC from the exons ATGCTCATGCTGAGCACCCACTCCCTGAAACCTGTGGCCCTGCACATGCCACCTGGGACCTCGGAGTTCCTAGGCTGCCAGCGGCGCCACACACTCCCTGCTAGTGAGTTCCGCTGCCTCACTCCGGAGGATGCCATCAGCGTGTTTGAGATTGAACGTGAAG CCTTTATCTCCGTCTCTGGTACCTGTCCCCTCTACTTGGATGAGATCCGACACTTCCTAACCCTGTGTCCAGAGCTGTCCTTGGGCTGGTTCGAGGAGGGTCGCCTTGTGGCCTTCATCATCGGCTCACTCTGGGACGAGGAGAGACTTACTCAG GAGTCGCTGACACTACACAGGCCTGGAGGCCGCACAGCGCACCTGCACGTACTGGCAGTGCACCGTACCTTCCGGAAGCAGGGCAAGGGCTCCGTCCTGCTGTGGCGCTACCTGCACCACCTGGGGAGCCAGCCCTCTGTCCGTAGGGCCGTGCTCATGTGCGAGCACCCACTGGTGGCCTTCTATGAGAAATTTGGCTTCCAGGTTGTGGGCCCGTGCGCCGTCACTGTGGGCTCTCTCACCTTCACGGAGCTGCAGTGTTCCTTACGGTGCCACGCCTTTCTGCGCAGAAACAGCGGCTGCTGA